The Hymenobacter swuensis DY53 genome includes the window CCCGGGGCCGCCTGCTGGCCTACCGAGAGATGCGCAGCCACGTATTCCGGGCCACCGAGCTGCGCCCTGATTGGGCCGACGCCTGGCAACTGCTGGGCCGCTGGCACTACCGCGTCGACCACTACAGTCCGCTGGAGCGCGTATTCAGCCGTCTGTTTCTGGGCGGGATGCCGGCCAGCGCTAGTACCTTCATGGCCATTGATGCGCTGCGTAAGGCCCACGAACTGGAGCCTAAGCGTATTCAGTTTGCCTACGACCTGGCCCGCGTGCACCTCAACCGTAGCCAGGAAACCCGAGCTACAGCCGTGCTGCAGGAGGCCGTGGCCCTCACGCCTGTTACGGCCGACGAACTGGAAATCAGCCGCCGCTGCCGCCGGTTGCTGGAGCAGCTTAACCGCCGCCTGCACCGGCAGGTGCACCGACGATTAAAGAAGCTGTGAGCTGCCGGACCCGGAACCGGCGTTATCTTTGCCCATCTCATTGTGTCGTTACCGTGCCTGCTTTTCGCTTCTCCTGTTCCTGTTTTCTCTTGACTGCCGGTCTGCTTGTATCCTGCGCCCCTGATACGGAGGAGCGGCCCGAGCGCATGGTCAACCTGAAAACGGTGCAGAGCGGGCCCGCCATCCAGGCCCAGGAACTGGACGGGGCTATTAGCCGGCAGCCCCGCAATGCGTCACTCTATGCCCGTCGGGCTGCGTTTCGGCTGGAGGCCGGGCAGGTTGAAGCGGCCCTGCGCGACATCAACGAGGCCCTGGAGCTGGATGATGCCCCCGGCGAGTTTTATTTCACCAAAGCCCGCGCCCTGCGGGCCGAAGGGCGAATCAAGGCGGCCCTGACCGCTACCGATGAAGCCGCCCGCCGCGGGTTTGCCTCGCCCGAGCTGAACCTGCTGGTAGGGGAGATGCACCTCGCCTCCCGTCGCTATCAGGATGCCCTCGACCAGCTCGACCGGGCGTTGCAGCAAGAGCCGGATCAGCCCGCGGCGCTTTTCTATAAGGGCGTGGCGTACATCGGGCTGCAGGATACCGTGCAGGCCTTGGACTACCTGCGCGCCAGCCTCGCCCGCGACCCGCGTCAGCCCGAAACCCTGCACCAGCTGGCCTTCCTCTCCAACGCTTATCGCCAGCCGGCCCAGGCGGCGCAGTATGCCGCCCGCGGCCTGAAGCTGGCCCCCACCTATGGCCCGCTCTGGTACGACTACGGCCGCCAGTTTGAGCTGCAGAACCAGCCCGACAGCGCCGTGCGCATTTACGTTCGCGCCGTGCAACTGGACACTACCTTCTACCGCGCTGATTACCGTTTAGGCCTTGTGGCGTACAAAAAACGCCGCTATGCCGATGCCATACCGCATCTGCAGCGGGCCCTGCGCCGCTCATCTCGCCTCGAAAATGCCCGGCAGATGCTGGCCGAGAGCTTCGAGAGCCTGGCCCGCTGGTCCGAAGCCGCCGACCAGTACCGCCTGCTGGTGCAGGAAAACCCCGGTAACCGCCACTGGACCTACAAAGCCTGGAAAGTAAGCAACCGCGCCCGGGGTGTTATGGTGGAGGAAACTCCGCGTCCTGCCCCCATAGAGGCCATCGAACCCATTCAGCTACACCGCCCGGGACTGTAGCAAGGGGGGGAAGTGGTGAAAGTGAGTTTGACGTTTAGCTTGTACCGGTTGAACGTCAAAGTCATCATTTCACCACTTCATAAATTCACCACTTGTGTAACTTGCGGCCTCACGGCTGCTTGTATAGCCATTATTCCCTCCCTTTTTTATGCTCAACATCACCCTCCCCGACGGTTCGGTGCGCCAGTTTGTAGATGGCGCCACGGGCTACGACGTTGCCGCCGGCATCAGCGAAGGCCTCGCCCGCAATGCCCTTGGCGTGCGCGTCAACGGCGAAGTGCGCGACCTGCACCGTCCTATTGAACAGGATGCGCAGGTGGCCATCCTCACCTGGAATGACCCCGAAGGCAAAGCTTCCTTCTGGCACTCTTCGGCTCACCTGATGGCCGAAGCTCTCGAAGCCCTGTACCCCGGCGTGAAGCTGGGCATTGGTCCCAGCATTGAAAACGGCTTCTACTACGACATCGACCTGGGCGAAGGCCGCTCGATTTCGACCGATGACCTGCCGGAAGTTGAGAAGAAGATACTGGAGCTGGCTAAGAAGAAAAGCCAATTCGAGCGTAAGGAAGTGAGCAAGGCCGATGCCATTGCTTACTTCACCGAGAAGCAGGACCCCTACAAACTGGATCTGCTGGAGCGCCTGGAAGACGGTTCCATCACCTTCTATACGCAGGGCGACTTTACCGACCTCTGCCGCGGTCCGCACATTCCAGATACTTCCCCAATTAAGGCTGTGAAGCTACTCAACGTGGCCGGGGCCTACTGGCGCGGCGACGAAAAGAACAAGCAGCTCACGCGCATCTACGGCATCACCTTCCCCAAGGCCAAGGAGCTGACCGAGTACCTGGAGCGCCTGGAAGAAGCCAAGCGCCGCGACCACCGCAAGCTGGGCAAGGAGCTAGAGCTGTTCACGTTTTCTGAGAAGGTAGGAGCGGGGCTGCCCCTGTGGCTGCCTAAAGGCACGGCCCTGCGCGAGAAGCTGGAGCAGTTTTTGCGCCGCGCCCAGCTGCGGGCCGGCTACCAGCCCGTCGTGACGCCCCACATCGGTTCCAAGGAGCTGTACGTGACCAGCGGCCACTACGAGAAATACGGCGCCGACTCGTTCCAGCCCATCAAGACGCCCAACCCCGGCGAGGAGTTCTTCCTCAAGCCGATGAACTGTCCCCACCACTGCGAAATCTACAAGAGCAAGCCCCGCTCGTACCGCGACCTGCCCGTGCGCCTCGCCGAGTTCGGCACGGTGTACCGCTACGAGCAGAGCGGCGAGCTGCACGGCCTGACCCGCGTGCGGGGCTTCACCCAGGATGACGCCCACATCTTCTGCCGCCCCGATCAGGTGAAGGAGGAGTTCCTGAAGGTGATTGACATCGTACTCTACGTGCTCAAAGCCCTGGATTTCCCTGATTTCACCGCCCAGATTTCCCTGCGCGACCCCGAGAACAAAGCCAAGTACATCGGCTCCGACGAAAACTGGGAGAAAGCCGAACGCGCCATCATTGAAGCCGCCGCCGAAAAAGGCCTCACGACCGTGACGGAGCTGGGCGAGGCGGCCTTCTACGGTCCTAAGCTCGACTTCATGGTACGCGACGCCATCGGCCGTAAGTGGCAACTGGGTACCATTCAGGTAGATTACAACCTGCCCGAGCGGTTCGAGCTGGAGTACGTGGCTCCCGATAACTCGCGCCAGCGCCCCGTTATGATTCACCGGGCTCCGTTTGGCTCGCTGGAGCGCTTCGTGGCCGTGCTTATCGAGCACTGCGGTGGCAACTTCCCGCTCTGGCTCTCGCCCGAGCAATTTGCCGTGCTGCCCATCTCGGAGAAGTACCACGACTACGCCCAGCAAGTGTACGACCAGCTGGTGCAGGCCGACTTGCGCGGTACTGTGGACCACCGCGACGAGAAAATCGGCCGCAAAATCCGCGACGCCGAGGTTTCCAAGGTTCCCTACATGCTCATCGTGGGCGAAAAGGAGCAGGCCGAGGGCATCGTCTCCATCCGCCGCCACGGCCAGGGCGACGTGGGCGCCATGCCCATCGGGGCCTTCATTGCCGACTTCCAGCAGCAGGTGAGTGACCTGATGGACGGTAAATCGGTCGGATAATCCTGCCCGCACATCCCGCCGGATGAAACGAAAGCCCCGAAAAAAGGCTTGAGTATAGTCCGGCGGGTTTTTTGTGCGATTCCGAAAAACCGTCTTCCGTTACCAAATCCGGCAATTTTATATAGCTTTTCTTGAGCGTTCGAAAAAAATGCCGGATATTTGCCCGCTGATCAAACCCATTGGGCTTGCCCGATTAGCGGTTTAATTTCGCAGAATCTGACTTCCACCTAAAGGAAAACCGCCATAGCTACCCCCAACCGCCGCTATATCCCTCGTGCCCAGGTCGAGGAGCCGTTCAAAATCAACCAGAAGATTACGGCTCGTGAAGTCCGCCTCGTTGGCGACAACGTGGAACAAGGCATCTACCCCACCGACCAGGCCCGGCGCATGGCCCAGGAGCAAAACCTGGACCTTGTAGAAATTTCGCCCACCGCAGTACCGCCCGTGTGCCGTGTCATCGACTACTCGAAATTCAAGTACGAGCAGAAGAAGAAGACCCGCGAGCTGAAAGCCAAGCAGACGAAAGTTGTCATCAAGGAAATCCGTTTCGGACCTAACACGGATGACCACGACTTTGCCTTCAAGCTCAAGCACGCTCAAGAGTTCCTGCGGGAAGGTGCCAAGATTAAGGCGTATGTGCACTTCGTAGGTCGGAGCATCGTGTTCAAAGAGCGGGGTGAAATCCTACTGCTTAAGTTTGCCCAGGCCCTTGAGGACCTCGGTAAAGTAGAGCAGCTCCCCAAGCTCGAAGGCAAGCGTATGTTCCTGTACCTGGCTCCTAAGGCCGCCGTGGTTCCCGTGAAGAAACCAGCACCGGCTCCCGCCAAGGATGCCCCGAAAGAGGCCAAGCCTGCCGCTGCTCCCGCCGAGAAGGCCGCTGAATAGTTTTGCCGGAATCTTCGGATTCCACCTGTATGCTGGCGCACCGGCCTTAGGCAGCCGACCGCCGCAGTTTTTCACCTTTTATCACCACCACAATGCCGAAAATGAAGACCAAGTCTGGTGCCAAAAAGCGTTTCTCGCTGACCGGTACGGGCAAAATCAAGCGCAAGCACGCTTACAAGAGCCACATTCTGACCAAGAAAACCACCAAGCAGAAGCGTGCCCTCACGCACGTTGGTCTGGTTAGCTCGGCCGATATGAACCGCGTAAAAGACATGCTTGCCATTTAATTAAAAATGAAGAATTAAAAATTGAAAATGTATCGGTCAGCTTATAGCCGTGTCATTTTGCCGATTTTTAATTCATGATTTTTAATTTCTAATTCATTCACCAGGCGTCCGGTAGGAATTCTAAGCTGCGGCACTAAACCCGCCGCCGGCCGCCAAAAACAACTCTGGTTATGCCAAGAAGTGTAAACCACGCGGCCTCGCGCCACCGTCGGAAAAAAGTAATGCGTTTGGCGAAAGGCTATTATGGCCGTCGCAAGAACGTATGGACCGTTGCCAAAAACGCCGTTGAAAAAGGCCTGCTCTATGCTTACCGTGACCGCAAGGTTAAGAAGCGTGAGTTCCGTGCCCTCTGGATTCAGCGTATCAATGCTGGTGCACGTGAGCACGGCATGTCGTACTCACAACTGATGGGCGGCCTGAAAAAGGCTGGCATCGAATTGAACCGTAAAGTTTTGGCCGACCTCGCCCTGAACCATCCCGCAGCCTTCAAAGGTATCGTGGAGAAAATCAAGTAGGTTGCCTAATATGCCTATTGAAAAGCGTCTGATCCTACTGGATCGGACGCTTTTTCGTGCTTGACCGTTTTTTGTTGAAATAAAACCGGATGCGCCTCAC containing:
- a CDS encoding tetratricopeptide repeat protein, which codes for MPLPFRAFASTLLLSLWLAGLPQVGAQPAPKPAKAPVAAPAPDPAVTELLVQARKLQAEYHESEALGKYEQALGKSPATYEALWQAAVLSVRIGSRYTDETRKSAYFAAARLYANRALVVRPDGAEGHYAEALTLANQANLLTARGRLLAYREMRSHVFRATELRPDWADAWQLLGRWHYRVDHYSPLERVFSRLFLGGMPASASTFMAIDALRKAHELEPKRIQFAYDLARVHLNRSQETRATAVLQEAVALTPVTADELEISRRCRRLLEQLNRRLHRQVHRRLKKL
- a CDS encoding tetratricopeptide repeat protein: MTAGLLVSCAPDTEERPERMVNLKTVQSGPAIQAQELDGAISRQPRNASLYARRAAFRLEAGQVEAALRDINEALELDDAPGEFYFTKARALRAEGRIKAALTATDEAARRGFASPELNLLVGEMHLASRRYQDALDQLDRALQQEPDQPAALFYKGVAYIGLQDTVQALDYLRASLARDPRQPETLHQLAFLSNAYRQPAQAAQYAARGLKLAPTYGPLWYDYGRQFELQNQPDSAVRIYVRAVQLDTTFYRADYRLGLVAYKKRRYADAIPHLQRALRRSSRLENARQMLAESFESLARWSEAADQYRLLVQENPGNRHWTYKAWKVSNRARGVMVEETPRPAPIEAIEPIQLHRPGL
- the thrS gene encoding threonine--tRNA ligase; translation: MLNITLPDGSVRQFVDGATGYDVAAGISEGLARNALGVRVNGEVRDLHRPIEQDAQVAILTWNDPEGKASFWHSSAHLMAEALEALYPGVKLGIGPSIENGFYYDIDLGEGRSISTDDLPEVEKKILELAKKKSQFERKEVSKADAIAYFTEKQDPYKLDLLERLEDGSITFYTQGDFTDLCRGPHIPDTSPIKAVKLLNVAGAYWRGDEKNKQLTRIYGITFPKAKELTEYLERLEEAKRRDHRKLGKELELFTFSEKVGAGLPLWLPKGTALREKLEQFLRRAQLRAGYQPVVTPHIGSKELYVTSGHYEKYGADSFQPIKTPNPGEEFFLKPMNCPHHCEIYKSKPRSYRDLPVRLAEFGTVYRYEQSGELHGLTRVRGFTQDDAHIFCRPDQVKEEFLKVIDIVLYVLKALDFPDFTAQISLRDPENKAKYIGSDENWEKAERAIIEAAAEKGLTTVTELGEAAFYGPKLDFMVRDAIGRKWQLGTIQVDYNLPERFELEYVAPDNSRQRPVMIHRAPFGSLERFVAVLIEHCGGNFPLWLSPEQFAVLPISEKYHDYAQQVYDQLVQADLRGTVDHRDEKIGRKIRDAEVSKVPYMLIVGEKEQAEGIVSIRRHGQGDVGAMPIGAFIADFQQQVSDLMDGKSVG
- the rpmI gene encoding 50S ribosomal protein L35, producing MPKMKTKSGAKKRFSLTGTGKIKRKHAYKSHILTKKTTKQKRALTHVGLVSSADMNRVKDMLAI
- the rplT gene encoding 50S ribosomal protein L20; the encoded protein is MPRSVNHAASRHRRKKVMRLAKGYYGRRKNVWTVAKNAVEKGLLYAYRDRKVKKREFRALWIQRINAGAREHGMSYSQLMGGLKKAGIELNRKVLADLALNHPAAFKGIVEKIK